In Strigops habroptila isolate Jane chromosome 2, bStrHab1.2.pri, whole genome shotgun sequence, one genomic interval encodes:
- the NAA50 gene encoding N-alpha-acetyltransferase 50 isoform X1, whose protein sequence is MKGSRIELGDVTPHNIKQLKRLNQVIFPVSYNDKFYKDVLEVGELAKLAYFNDIAVGAVCCRVDHSQNQKRLYIMTLGCLAPYRRLGIGTKMLNHVLNICEKDGTFDNIYLHVQISNESAIDFYRKFGFEIIETKKNYYKRIEPADAHVLQKNLKAPYLGQNADVQKTDN, encoded by the exons ATGAAGGG TAGCCGGATCGAGCTGGGAGATGTGACGCCACACAACATTAAGCAGCTGAAGAGGCTAAACCAGGTCATTTTTCCTGTCAGCTACAATGACAAGTTCTACAAGGATGTACTGGAGGTTGGCGAACTAGCCAAATTAG CCTATTTCAATGACATTGCAGTGGGAGCAGTGTGCTGTAGGGTGGATCATTCCCAGAACCAGAAGAGACTGTACATAATGACACTCGGATGCCTGGCACCCTACCGAAGGCTAGGAATAG GAACTAAAATGTTGAATCATGTCTTAAACATCTGCGAAAAAGATGGCACTTTTGACAACATCTATCT GCATGTCCAGATCAGCAATGAGTCTGCGATTGACTTCTACAGGAAGTTTGGCTTTGAGATCATTGAGACAAAGAAAAACTACTACAAGAGGATAGAGCCTGCAGATGCCCACGTGCTGCAGAAAAACCTCAAAGCCCCTTATCTTGGCCAGAACGCAGATGTGCAAAAGACCGACAACTGA
- the NAA50 gene encoding N-alpha-acetyltransferase 50 isoform X3: MKGRIELGDVTPHNIKQLKRLNQVIFPVSYNDKFYKDVLEVGELAKLAYFNDIAVGAVCCRVDHSQNQKRLYIMTLGCLAPYRRLGIGTKMLNHVLNICEKDGTFDNIYLHVQISNESAIDFYRKFGFEIIETKKNYYKRIEPADAHVLQKNLKAPYLGQNADVQKTDN; this comes from the exons ATGAAGGG CCGGATCGAGCTGGGAGATGTGACGCCACACAACATTAAGCAGCTGAAGAGGCTAAACCAGGTCATTTTTCCTGTCAGCTACAATGACAAGTTCTACAAGGATGTACTGGAGGTTGGCGAACTAGCCAAATTAG CCTATTTCAATGACATTGCAGTGGGAGCAGTGTGCTGTAGGGTGGATCATTCCCAGAACCAGAAGAGACTGTACATAATGACACTCGGATGCCTGGCACCCTACCGAAGGCTAGGAATAG GAACTAAAATGTTGAATCATGTCTTAAACATCTGCGAAAAAGATGGCACTTTTGACAACATCTATCT GCATGTCCAGATCAGCAATGAGTCTGCGATTGACTTCTACAGGAAGTTTGGCTTTGAGATCATTGAGACAAAGAAAAACTACTACAAGAGGATAGAGCCTGCAGATGCCCACGTGCTGCAGAAAAACCTCAAAGCCCCTTATCTTGGCCAGAACGCAGATGTGCAAAAGACCGACAACTGA
- the NAA50 gene encoding N-alpha-acetyltransferase 50 isoform X2, giving the protein MGSRIELGDVTPHNIKQLKRLNQVIFPVSYNDKFYKDVLEVGELAKLAYFNDIAVGAVCCRVDHSQNQKRLYIMTLGCLAPYRRLGIGTKMLNHVLNICEKDGTFDNIYLHVQISNESAIDFYRKFGFEIIETKKNYYKRIEPADAHVLQKNLKAPYLGQNADVQKTDN; this is encoded by the exons ATGGG TAGCCGGATCGAGCTGGGAGATGTGACGCCACACAACATTAAGCAGCTGAAGAGGCTAAACCAGGTCATTTTTCCTGTCAGCTACAATGACAAGTTCTACAAGGATGTACTGGAGGTTGGCGAACTAGCCAAATTAG CCTATTTCAATGACATTGCAGTGGGAGCAGTGTGCTGTAGGGTGGATCATTCCCAGAACCAGAAGAGACTGTACATAATGACACTCGGATGCCTGGCACCCTACCGAAGGCTAGGAATAG GAACTAAAATGTTGAATCATGTCTTAAACATCTGCGAAAAAGATGGCACTTTTGACAACATCTATCT GCATGTCCAGATCAGCAATGAGTCTGCGATTGACTTCTACAGGAAGTTTGGCTTTGAGATCATTGAGACAAAGAAAAACTACTACAAGAGGATAGAGCCTGCAGATGCCCACGTGCTGCAGAAAAACCTCAAAGCCCCTTATCTTGGCCAGAACGCAGATGTGCAAAAGACCGACAACTGA
- the NAA50 gene encoding N-alpha-acetyltransferase 50 isoform X4 gives MGRIELGDVTPHNIKQLKRLNQVIFPVSYNDKFYKDVLEVGELAKLAYFNDIAVGAVCCRVDHSQNQKRLYIMTLGCLAPYRRLGIGTKMLNHVLNICEKDGTFDNIYLHVQISNESAIDFYRKFGFEIIETKKNYYKRIEPADAHVLQKNLKAPYLGQNADVQKTDN, from the exons ATGGG CCGGATCGAGCTGGGAGATGTGACGCCACACAACATTAAGCAGCTGAAGAGGCTAAACCAGGTCATTTTTCCTGTCAGCTACAATGACAAGTTCTACAAGGATGTACTGGAGGTTGGCGAACTAGCCAAATTAG CCTATTTCAATGACATTGCAGTGGGAGCAGTGTGCTGTAGGGTGGATCATTCCCAGAACCAGAAGAGACTGTACATAATGACACTCGGATGCCTGGCACCCTACCGAAGGCTAGGAATAG GAACTAAAATGTTGAATCATGTCTTAAACATCTGCGAAAAAGATGGCACTTTTGACAACATCTATCT GCATGTCCAGATCAGCAATGAGTCTGCGATTGACTTCTACAGGAAGTTTGGCTTTGAGATCATTGAGACAAAGAAAAACTACTACAAGAGGATAGAGCCTGCAGATGCCCACGTGCTGCAGAAAAACCTCAAAGCCCCTTATCTTGGCCAGAACGCAGATGTGCAAAAGACCGACAACTGA